A stretch of the Corylus avellana chromosome ca6, CavTom2PMs-1.0 genome encodes the following:
- the LOC132185774 gene encoding uncharacterized protein LOC132185774 — MGRPKADLKCKKHPKHRQSPGVCSLCLTEKLSQLSSRRNSETTAGSSCCSSSASSLSSCYSSSSASSSCSSPLRRFRFTKEGKTSSISFLFNGKSVLTKSRSLAFVARMKNGDDDNDDDDYKKKKKKVGFWSKLLHPRSSKRMGETLMHSRTMREMVITS, encoded by the coding sequence ATGGGTCGGCCCAAGGCGGATTTGAAGTGCAAGAAGCACCCAAAGCACCGGCAATCGCCGGGCGTTTGCTCGCTTTGCCTGACGGAAAAACTCTCTCAGCTATCCTCACGACGAAACTCTGAAACCACGGCCGGCTCTTCTTGTTgctcttcttctgcttcttcctTGTCGTCGTGTTACTCCTCCTCTTCCGCCTCCTCTTCTTGCTCGTCCCCATTGCGTCGTTTTCGCTTTACGAAGGAGGGAAAGACGTCGTCGATATCGTTTTTGTTTAACGGCAAGAGCGTGCTCACCAAGAGCAGGTCGTTGGCTTTCGTTGCAAGAATGAAAAATGGAGATGATGATAATGacgatgatgattataagaagaagaagaagaaagttggGTTTTGGTCGAAGTTGCTTCATCCAAGAAGTAGCAAGAGGATGGGGGAGACTCTTATGCACTCTAGAACCATGAGAGAGATGGTGATtactagctaa